GGAGTATTACCGCGAAGCCCACCATGAACAGCTCAAGTAAGTCCGAACAGGAGATCGGCCTCGAGAATGTGGTCACCCAACCACCACTGGTTTCGGTGTCGGTCAGCTTTCCTAAATTCACGCGGCGAGTGTTAATTTTAGGTGTTGGGCCTCTTGCTCGAGATCTCTGTCAGACCCTTCTGTCTAAACGAACCGGTTTTACCGAAGTGGTGGGATTTCTTGATAAGGATGCGAGTCGGGTTGGTGAGCGGTTGGTAAATCCGAGCATCATCGGCACGTACGATCAACTATTTGAGATTGCGGAGCGATATCAAGTTCATACCGTGGCTGTGTGTTTGGAAGATCGTCGCGCAGTTCTGCCCGTTCAGACGTTGTTGGACATGAAGGCCATGGGGCGTGATGTTGTTGATGGCCACTATCTGTATGAGGAAGAATCAGGCCGCCTTTCGATTGACCATCTCAAGCCGAGTGCACTCATTTTTTCGACGGGGTTCCGGCGTCGACTAGTCACGATGCTCCTGAAACGGTGCCTGGATGTTTTAGTGGCAATCGTAGGAGTAGTCGCACTGGTGCCGCTGGTATTGCTTCTCTCTATCCTTATCAAGGTAGACTCGTCCGGTCCTGTGTTCTACCGGCAAATGCGAGTCGGGCTTCGCGGCCGCCCTTACATGATCTGGAAGTTCAGGTCCATGCGACAAGATGCTGAACAAAGCGGGGCGAGATGGGCCACAAGTGAAGATCCTAGGGTATCCAGAGTTGGTCGATGGATTCGGAAGTGGAGGTTGGATGAACTTCCTCAACTGATCA
This is a stretch of genomic DNA from Nitrospira sp.. It encodes these proteins:
- a CDS encoding TIGR03013 family PEP-CTERM/XrtA system glycosyltransferase, which gives rise to MNSSSKSEQEIGLENVVTQPPLVSVSVSFPKFTRRVLILGVGPLARDLCQTLLSKRTGFTEVVGFLDKDASRVGERLVNPSIIGTYDQLFEIAERYQVHTVAVCLEDRRAVLPVQTLLDMKAMGRDVVDGHYLYEEESGRLSIDHLKPSALIFSTGFRRRLVTMLLKRCLDVLVAIVGVVALVPLVLLLSILIKVDSSGPVFYRQMRVGLRGRPYMIWKFRSMRQDAEQSGARWATSEDPRVSRVGRWIRKWRLDELPQLINVMRGEMSLVGPRPERPVFVQELRNTIPYYDLRHTVRPGITGWAQTRFRYGASKEDSHVKLQYDLFYVKNLSLALDLRIVIHTVKVMLMGEGAR